The following proteins are co-located in the Solanum pennellii chromosome 1, SPENNV200 genome:
- the LOC107008421 gene encoding O-fucosyltransferase 20-like, whose translation MAVSKTNKKKQQCYIAVPSQIINSISSSGLQSLLLSPKKKNPSFSVKLKLLLNNPRFWVLFVFVFGFVGMLKLWFNFETLLPFAPNPCGIFQEKTSFLNDHQVSQLSIGALNLGNEEKEEEGDEKNEFWKQPDGLGYKPCLDFSSEYRKTSSDIVKGRTRYLMVVVSGGMNQQRNQIVDAVVIARILGAALVVPILQVNVIWGDESEFSDIFDLDHFKEVLANDVRIVSSLPSTHVMTRPVEEKRTPLHASPEWIRSHYTRKLRRDGVLLLRSLDSRLSKDLPSDLQKLRCKVAFHALRFSPSILDLGNKLTERMRSKGPYVALHLRMEKDVWVRTGCLPGLSHEIDEMINNERKQRPELLTSRSNMTYHDRKLAGLCPLNALEVTRLLKALGAPKNARIYWAGGIPLGGKEALQPLTSEFPHFFNKEDLALPGELEPFSKKASLMAALDYIVTENSNVFMPSHGGNMGHALQGQRAYAGHKKTITPNKRQMLRHFLNSSLSETEFNRIILDLHRDSLGQPELRKPGRDVTKYPVPECMCNGTMNHSST comes from the exons atgGCAGTGTCAAAAACTAACAAGAAGAAGCAGCAGTGTTACATAGCAGTACCatctcaaataataaattcaatttcttCTTCAGGGCTTCAGTCTCTGTTACTGTCTCCAAAGAAAAAAAACCCATCTTTTTCTGTAAAGCTCAAACTTTTGCTTAATAATCCAAGATTCTgggttttatttgtttttgtttttgggttTGTTGGTATGTTGAAGTTATGGTTCAATTTTGAAACTTTACTTCCTTTTGCACCAAACCCATGTGGGATTTTTCAAGAAAAGACTTCATTTTTAAATGACCATCAAGTTTCTCAGCTCAGTATTGGAGCTCTGAATCTtggaaatgaagaaaaagaagaagaaggggatGAAAAGAATGAGTTTTGGAAACAACCTGATGGGTTGGGTTATAAACCTTGTTTGGATTTTAGTTCAGAGTATAGAAAAACAAGTTCGGATATTGTTAAAGGAAGGACTAGGTATTTGATGGTTGTGGTTTCTGGTGGAATGAATCAGCAGAGAAATCAGATTGTTGATGCTGTGGTGATTGCAAGGATTCTTGGTGCTGCTCTTGTTGTTCCGATTTTGCAAGTTAATGTCATCTGGGGTGATGAAAG TGAGTTCTCCGATATATTTGACTTGGATCACTTTAAGGAAGTATTAGCAAATGATGTAAGAATAGTTTCATCACTTCCATCAACGCACGTAATGACTAGACCTGTGGAGGAGAAAAGGACTCCTCTCCATGCCTCCCCCGAATGGATTCGTTCACATTATACCAGAAAG CTTAGGAGGGATGGTGTTCTACTTTTGCGAAGCCTTGACTCAAGGCTTTCTAAGGATCTTCCTTCTGATCTTCAAAAACTTCGTTGCAAG GTGGCGTTTCATGCTTTAAGGTTTTCGCCATCAATCTTAGATCTTGGTAACAAACTTACTGAGAGAATGAGGAGCAAGGGACCATATGTTGCTCTTCATTTGAGAATGGAGAAGGATGTGTGGGTGAGAACAGGATGTCTTCCTGGTTTAAGCCATGAGattgatgagatgataaataatGAGAGGAAGCAAAGGCCTGAGCTCTTAACTTCGCGTTCAAACATGACCTACCATGATAGGAAGCTTGCTGGTCTCTGCCCTTTGAATGCTTTGGAGGTTACAAG GTTGCTCAAAGCATTGGGTGCACCAAAGAATGCAAGAATCTATTGGGCTGGAGGGATTCCTTTGGGTGGAAAAGAAGCATTGCAACCATTGACAAGTGAATTCCCTCACTTTTTTAACAAAGAGGATCTTGCGTTGCCCGGGGAACTTGAGCCATTTTCCAAGAAAGCATCCCTTATGGCTGCTCTCGACTACATAGTAACCGAAAATAGCAATGTTTTCATGCCATCTCATGGTGGAAACATGGGACATGCTCTCCAG GGACAAAGGGCCTATGCAGGGCACAAAAAGACTATCACTCCCAACAAAAGACAGATGCTTCGACATTTTCTGAACTCATCACTTTCTGAAACAGAATTCAACAGAATAATACTGGACCTGCATAGAGATTCCTTAGGTCAGCCAGAATTGAGGAAACCAGGAAGGGATGTGACAAAGTACCCTGTCCCAGAGTGCATGTGCAATGGTACTATGAACCATTCATCGACATAA
- the LOC107008017 gene encoding uncharacterized protein LOC107008017, with the protein MALVSRIPSISSSSGATQLTKIKSFCVNPVCCINYASSSSSSPFTEKHSIERYQRDSWIYKNELEQQSSSCPILPDPSYVRDYDIALQLPELKKMLQVLREKREGEGGCDRKGPGNVFLVGTGPGDPELLTVKALRVIQNADLLLYDRLVSNEVLDLVGPDARLLYVGKTAGYHSRTQEEIHELLLSFAEAGANVVRLKGGDPLVFGRGGEEMDFLQQKGIQVKVIPGITAASGISAELGIPLTHRGVANSVRFLTGHSRKGGTDPLFVAENAADPDSTLVVYMGLSTLPSLASKLIHHGLPTDTPAVAIERGTTPQQRMVFAELKNLADDIVSHQLESPTLIIIGKVVALSPLWPHSTEESPILVETKSSINTLQ; encoded by the exons ATGGCTCTTGTGAGTAGAATTCcttcaatttcatcttcttctgGAGCAACCCAATTGacaaaaatcaaatctttttgtGTTAATCCTGTTTGTTGTATTAACTAtgcatcatcttcttcttcttcccctttTACTGAGAAGCATTCAATTGAGAGATACCAAAGGGATAGTTGGATATACAAGAATGAATTGGAGCAACAATCTAGTTCTTGCCCAATTTTACCTGATCCTAGCTACGTGAGGGACTATGACATAGCTTTGCAGCTGCCTGAACTGAAGAAAATGCTTCAGGTTTTGAGGGAGAAGAGAGAAGGGGAAGGAGGGTGTGATAGAAAAGGGCCTGGGAATGTGTTCTTGGTGGGTACTGGACCAGGTGATCCTGAGTTGTTGACTGTTAAGGCTTTGAGAGTTATTCAGAATGCTGATCTTTTGTTGTATGATAGATTGGTTTCTAATGAAGTCTTGGATTTGGTTGGTCCTGATGCTAGGCTTCTCTATGTTGGTAAAACTGCTGGTTATCATAGCAGAACTCAG GAAGAAATTCATGAGTTGCTTCTGAGTTTTGCTGAAGCTGGGGCCAATGTTGTGAGACTAAAAGGAGGTGACCCACTG GTATTTGGACGAGGAGGAGAAGAGAtggattttcttcaacaaaAGGGAATTCAAGTTAAAGTTATTCCAG GTATTACTGCAGCATCTGGGATATCGGCGGAGTTGGGAATTCCATTAACCCATCGGGGTGTCGCAAATAGTGTTAGATTTCTCACTGGTCACTCAAGAAAAGGAGGAACAGACCCACTTTTTGTTGCAGAGAATGCGGCTGACCCCGACTCTACATTAGTTGTTTATATGGGCTTGTCAACGCTTCCTTCCCTGGCCTCAAAGCTCATACATCATGGGTTGCCAACTGATACACCAGCTGTTGCCATTGAGCGAGGAACAACACCTCAACAACGCATG GTGTTTGCAGAACTGAAGAATCTTGCTGATGATATTGTATCTCACCAGCTAGAGTCGCCAACTTTGATTATCATTGGGAAGGTGGTAGCTCTTTCACCATTATGGCCACACTCCACTGAAGAGTCTCCTATCTTGGTTGAGACCAAATCTTCAATCAACACATTGCAATAG